In a single window of the Nicotiana tomentosiformis chromosome 10, ASM39032v3, whole genome shotgun sequence genome:
- the LOC104092686 gene encoding protein NSP-INTERACTING KINASE 3-like translates to MLHLLWNVGLLLICTLMMESSSATLSPTGINYEVVALTEIKKALHDPYNVLDNWDVNSVDPCSWRMVTCSFDGYVSALALPSQSLSGTLSPGIGNLTNLQSVLLQNNAISGPIPDVIGKLQKLQTIDLSNNKFEGEIPTSFGDLKNLNYLDVSYNNLSGTLPKISARAFKVLGNPLICGQSSENNCSAVYPEPLSFPPDSLTDQPGAARKSRRVVVAFVASFGAAFLVSVAVAFVLWWHYRHNRQIFFDVNEQCYPEVCLGHLKRYTFKELWNATDRFSSKHILGRGGFGIVYKACLNNGTVVAVKRLKDYNAVGGENQFQTEVELISLAVHRNLLRLLGFCSTENERLLVYPYMPNGSVASRLKDNVYGRLVLDWSRRKTIAQGTARGLVYLHEQCDPKIIHRDVKAANILLDEEFEAVVGDFGLAKLLDHRDSHVTTAVRGTIGHIAPEYLSTGQSSEKTDVFGFGILLLELITGQKAMDFGRGANQKGVVMLDWVKELHQEGKSNLMVDKDLKNNFDRIELEEMVKVALLCTQFNPSHRPKMSEALRMLEGDGLAEKWEASQKLEAPRNRAFEHTPQRYSNYVEESSLVEPMELSGPR, encoded by the exons ATGTTGCATCTGCTTTGGAATGTGGGGCTGCTACTTATTTGTACATTGATGATGGAGAGTTCTTCTGCTACACTTTCTCCTACTGGTATAAACTATGAAG TTGTTGCTTTGACGGAAATTAAGAAGGCTTTACATGACCCCTATAATGTTCTGGACAATTGGGATGTGAATTCCGTAGATCCTTGCAGTTGGAGAATGGTTACTTGTTCATTTGATGGCTATGTTTCTGCTCT AGCACTACCTAGTCAAAGTCTATCGGGCACATTATCGCCTGGAATTGGCAATCTTACTAACTTGCAATCTGT ATTGTTGCAAAACAATGCCATTTCCGGTCCTATACCTGATGTGATTGGGAAGTTACAGAAGCTTCAGACAATTGATCTCTCCAACAATAAATTTGAAGGCGAAATACCCACTTCTTTTGGAGACCTCAAGAATTTGAATTATTT GGATGTCTCTTATAATAATCTAAGTGGTACCCTTCCTAAAATATCAGCACGAGCTTTCAA AGTGCTTGGAAATCCTTTAATTTGTGGTCAAAGTTCTGAGAACAATTGTTCGGCAGTCTATCCAGAACCACTGTCCTTCCCACCAGATAGTCTGACAG ATCAACCAGGTGCTGCTCGCAAGAGCCGTCGCGTGGTTGTTGCATTTGTTGCAAGTTTTGGTGCTGCTTTTTTGGTCAGTGTAGCAGTGGCTTTTGTTCTTTGGTGGCACTACAGACATAATCGGCAGATCTTCTTTGATGTCAACg AGCAATGTTATCCAGAGGTATGCTTGGGTCACCTGAAAAGGTACACCTTTAAGGAACTGTGGAATGCAACTGACCGATTCAGCTCAAAGCATATTTTGGGTAGGGGAGGATTCGGGATTGTGTATAAAGCCTGCTTAAACAATGGAACTGTTGTGGCTGTCAAAAGATTGAAGGACTATAATGCTGTTGGTGGTGAAAATCAATTTCAGACAGAAGTAGAGTTGATTAGTTTGGCTGTCCATCGGAATCTTCTCCGTCTTCTGGGGTTTTGTTCAACTGAAAATGAACGGCTTCTTGTTTACCCTTATATGCCAAACGGGAGTGTAGCATCACGATTAAAAG ATAATGTGTATGGTAGACTAGTTTTAGACTGGTCAAGGCGGAAAACGATAGCACAAGGTACAGCACGAGGGCTAGTTTACTTGCATGAGCAGTGTGATCCCAAAATTATCCATCGTGATGTCAAAGCAGCCAACATTTTGTTGGATGAGGAATTTGAGGCAGTAGTTGGTGATTTTGGGTTGGCAAAGCTCTTGGATCACCGGGATTCTCATGTGACAACTGCTGTTAGGGGCACCATTGGCCACATTGCTCCGGAATATTTGTCAACTGGCCAATCTTCTGAAAAAACTGACGTTTTTGGGTTTGGAATCTTGCTGCTTGAGCTGATTACAGGCCAGAAAGCCATGGACTTTGGTCGAGGGGCCAACCAGAAAGGTGTTGTTATGCTTGATTGG GTGAAAGAGCTCCATCAAGAGGGGAAATCGAACCTTATGGTGGATAAAGATCTGAAAAATAACTTTGACCGGATTGAACTGGAAGAGATGGTTAAAGTTGCCCTACTATGTACCCAGTTCAACCCTTCTCATCGGCCAAAAATGTCCGAAGCATTAAGGATGTTAGAAGGGGATGGTTTGGCTGAAAAATGGGAGGCATCACAAAAACTTGAGGCACCAAGAAACCGCGCTTTTGAACATACTCCACAAAGATATTCCAACTACGTTGAAGAATCGTCACTAGTTGAACCAATGGAACTTTCTGGACCTAGATGA